One Deltaproteobacteria bacterium CG11_big_fil_rev_8_21_14_0_20_42_23 genomic window, TTTTCTTAAGCTCTTCAGCTTCTTCTTTGCTCACAGCTTCTTTTACTGTTTTTGGAGCACCTTCAACAAGGTCTTTTGCTTCTTTAAGGCCCAAAGAAGTTGCTGTACGCACTTCTTTAATCACCTTAATTTTGTCTGATCCTGCTTCTGTAAGAATAACATCAAACTCAGTTTTCTCTTCAGCAGCTTCAGCAGCAGCACCAGGCGCAGCAGCAACAGCAACTGGAGCAGCAGCACTTACACCGAAAGTTTCTTCGAGTTCTTTTACCAACTCAGAAACTTCGATGAGGCTCATGTTTTTTAGTGTTTCGATAATTTCTTGTCTTCCTACTGTAGCCATTGTGTCCTCCTTTGAACGTCACCCCAAATGGTCGCTGTAAGTGTTTACAGTCATGTGGGCAGTGCCTTTTTGGCAAAGACACTGTTTAAGTGATTTTTTTCTTATTCTTTCATAAATTACTTTAAGTTTTTGTTTACGACTTTGTTTTCGCAATAGCATCAATAACCGTTACAAGCTGTCTTGGAAGTGCAGCCAATACTCCAACCATGTTTTGAGCCGGCGCACTCATTGATCCAAGCACTTTTGCAATCAAGACTTCGCGTGATGGAAGTTTTGAAAGGGCAATAATGTCATCAACGGAAATCAATTTTCCTTCAAGCGCTCCACCAAAAATTTGAATGGCTTCATATTTTTTTGCCATTTCAACCATAATTTTTGCGGAAACAACTGCATCGGTTTCAGATGAAGCAACTGCCGTTGGTCCACTGATACAAGCGTGAAGTTCA contains:
- the rplL gene encoding 50S ribosomal protein L7/L12 → MATVGRQEIIETLKNMSLIEVSELVKELEETFGVSAAAPVAVAAAPGAAAEAAEEKTEFDVILTEAGSDKIKVIKEVRTATSLGLKEAKDLVEGAPKTVKEAVSKEEAEELKKKLEAVGAKVELK
- a CDS encoding 50S ribosomal protein L10; the protein is MNRTQKEIEMKNLSTSFAAAKALVFTSYRGLKVEEMNEVRSELRKGGSKLKVIKNRIAKKALDEQGLSELHACISGPTAVASSETDAVVSAKIMVEMAKKYEAIQIFGGALEGKLISVDDIIALSKLPSREVLIAKVLGSMSAPAQNMVGVLAALPRQLVTVIDAIAKTKS